From one Pan troglodytes isolate AG18354 chromosome 13, NHGRI_mPanTro3-v2.0_pri, whole genome shotgun sequence genomic stretch:
- the LOC107973893 gene encoding ribosomal protein uL30-like, producing MTWGGVVHDQSFNTRKMAEQEQRKIHLVPENLLKKRKAYQALKATQAKQALLAKKEQRKGKRLRFKRLESFLHDSWRQKCDKVHLRQLEVRPHALELPDKHAMAFVVHIKRINGMSLPVERTVVRLRLKKIFSGVFVKVNPQNLKMLLIVETYVTWGFPNLKSVRELTLKHEQAKVKNKTIPLTDNTVIEEHLEKFGDICLEDLIHEIAFPGKYFQEIS from the coding sequence atgacttggGGTGGGGTTGTGCATGATCAGTCCTTCAACACTAGAAAGATGGCAgagcaagagcaaagaaaaatccatttggtTCCAGAAAATCTCCTGAAAAAGAGGAAGGCTTATCAAGCCCTCAAAGCCACTCAGGCAAAGCAGGCACTTTTGGCAAAGAAGgagcagaggaaaggaaaaaggctCAGGTTTAAGCGACTGGAATCATTCCTACATGATTCCTGGAGGCAGAAATGTGACAAGGTGCATCTCAGACAACTAGAAGTGAGACCTCATGCCTTGGAATTGCCAGATAAACATGCCATGGCCTTTGTTGTACACATCAAAAGGATTAATGGCATGAGTTTACCGGTGGAGAGAACCGTTGTAAGACTTCGCCTGAAGAAAATTTTTAGTGGTGTCTTTGTAAAAGTCAACCCCCAGAACCTAAAAATGCTGCTTATAGTGGAAACTTATGTGACCTGGGGATTTCCAAATCTGAAGTCTGTGCGGGAACTCACTTTGAAACATGAACAAGCCAAGGTCAAGAATAAGACCATCCCTCTGACAGACAACACAGTGATTGAGGAGCACCTGGAGAAGTTTGGTGACATTTGCTTGGAAGACCTCATTCATGAAATTGCCTTCCCAGGGAAGTATTTCCAGGAGATCTCATAG